From a region of the Myxococcaceae bacterium JPH2 genome:
- a CDS encoding PspA/IM30 family protein: protein MWERFKRAMRSFAGFFVSSIEDPELILEQNVRDLNDQVPKMNESIAMVRANVTLLEKENAKYQQDVRELTAKVKAAIQAGRDDLAAQYASRLQIEKDALARNDAQLQTARQAYEKSLNVKKAFMREKEKKTQEAMTAIREARRAKWQAKVADTMESFTVAGIDSTHDEMLRKVQEKSAINEARMQMALESVDHQAAAIEEEAEKIQANELVKQMKMEMGLMDSPAPVSDVGSGTEKTIGKKVEIK, encoded by the coding sequence ATGTGGGAACGATTCAAAAGAGCGATGCGGAGCTTCGCGGGCTTCTTCGTCTCCTCCATCGAGGATCCTGAGCTTATCCTCGAGCAGAACGTGCGGGACCTGAACGACCAGGTTCCGAAGATGAACGAGTCCATCGCCATGGTTCGGGCGAACGTGACGCTGCTGGAGAAGGAGAACGCCAAGTACCAGCAGGACGTCCGCGAGCTGACGGCCAAGGTGAAGGCGGCCATCCAGGCGGGGCGCGACGACCTCGCGGCGCAGTACGCCTCGCGGCTGCAGATCGAGAAGGACGCGCTGGCGCGCAACGACGCCCAGCTGCAGACGGCCCGCCAGGCGTACGAGAAGTCGCTGAACGTCAAGAAGGCGTTCATGCGCGAGAAGGAGAAGAAGACCCAGGAGGCGATGACCGCCATCCGCGAGGCGCGCCGCGCCAAGTGGCAGGCCAAGGTCGCCGACACCATGGAGTCCTTCACCGTCGCGGGCATCGACTCGACGCACGACGAGATGCTGCGCAAGGTCCAGGAGAAGTCCGCCATCAACGAGGCGCGCATGCAGATGGCGCTCGAGTCGGTGGACCACCAGGCCGCTGCCATCGAGGAGGAGGCCGAGAAGATTCAGGCCAACGAGCTCGTGAAGCAGATGAAGATGGAGATGGGCTTGATGGACAGCCCCGCTCCGGTGTCCGACGTCGGCTCCGGCACGGAGAAGACCATCGGCAAGAAGGTGGAGATCAAGTAG
- a CDS encoding cytidine deaminase yields the protein MAEDIPWERLFEEATRVRQRAHVPYSRFPVGAAVLYADGSVVAGCNVENATYGLTVCAERGAFAAGVAQGRASPVAVAIVVDTPEPCPPCGMCRQVMAEFAKPGLPVRSRNLKGDEARYTLAELLPHAFTRDFL from the coding sequence ATGGCGGAGGACATTCCCTGGGAGCGCTTGTTCGAGGAGGCCACGCGCGTGCGTCAGCGCGCGCATGTGCCGTACTCGCGCTTCCCGGTGGGCGCCGCGGTGCTGTACGCGGACGGCTCGGTGGTCGCGGGATGCAACGTGGAGAACGCCACCTACGGCCTCACCGTGTGCGCCGAGCGGGGCGCCTTCGCCGCGGGCGTGGCTCAGGGGCGTGCCTCACCGGTGGCCGTGGCCATCGTGGTGGACACGCCCGAGCCCTGTCCTCCCTGCGGCATGTGCCGCCAGGTGATGGCCGAGTTCGCCAAGCCCGGCCTGCCCGTGCGCAGCCGCAACCTGAAGGGTGACGAGGCCCGGTACACGCTCGCGGAGCTGCTACCGCACGCCTTCACCCGCGACTTTCTGTAG
- a CDS encoding PilZ domain-containing protein: MAEQNETQGSKAEDRRDSPRVPIRLKVRRANSAEAFMERDGDLSLGGVGWTGEGIATEGVVEIRFSLPGAPNELEVRGEVLDARQGPHGPVSRVRFVDLPMDVELAIARHLDDVRLAGGSR; encoded by the coding sequence ATGGCCGAGCAGAACGAGACACAGGGCAGCAAGGCGGAGGACCGGCGCGACTCGCCCCGGGTTCCCATCCGTCTGAAGGTGCGTCGCGCCAACAGCGCGGAGGCCTTCATGGAGCGGGACGGTGACCTGTCCCTGGGCGGAGTGGGCTGGACGGGCGAGGGGATCGCGACGGAGGGCGTGGTGGAGATCCGCTTCAGCCTCCCCGGTGCGCCGAACGAACTCGAGGTGCGGGGCGAGGTGCTCGACGCGCGACAAGGGCCTCATGGGCCGGTCTCGCGCGTGCGCTTCGTGGACCTGCCCATGGACGTGGAGCTGGCCATCGCGCGCCACTTGGACGACGTGCGACTGGCGGGCGGCTCGCGGTAG
- a CDS encoding ABC transporter substrate-binding protein, translating into MKLHRGPGLFLFLSLCVLGGAYSFASRAGYLDRLQARFFPSVRETVRLSPGDFPAGVAAPVADVASVPLRPVLVGFTPRGSAAALLVATGGATTLDSPAPPAGAAQGLLKTAYALDSRAVLFAREEELRQAFAIGAENGGVDMATLSVDRLASWAPLLRDAAPRTVLLVGRSRGQEAMAAVGVPDLASLRGKRVGVYPFSSSHYFALWVLSRAGLRTADVRWVDLPSTLDAGRALREGRADAVVGLWGDVELAARDRGGAVLATTADAPHLVATVLVTRGDFAARYPDAVRRVLRGLLDAGQGVLKDPTAGARMLGEVAPYLGDPIEAIRSAPPATLADNRAFFGLSGEAPVTYDELFQSAASLFQKLKRGPVAPPAEDTRDLGALKYVSEARGP; encoded by the coding sequence ATGAAGCTGCACCGCGGACCAGGCCTCTTCTTGTTCCTCTCGCTCTGCGTGCTGGGCGGCGCGTACTCGTTCGCCTCGCGCGCGGGGTACCTCGACCGGCTCCAGGCGCGGTTCTTCCCCTCGGTCCGCGAGACGGTGCGGCTGTCCCCCGGAGACTTCCCGGCGGGCGTGGCCGCTCCGGTGGCGGACGTGGCCTCGGTGCCGCTGCGCCCGGTGCTGGTGGGCTTCACGCCACGCGGCTCGGCGGCGGCGCTGCTCGTCGCCACCGGAGGCGCTACCACGCTGGACTCCCCCGCGCCTCCGGCCGGTGCCGCGCAGGGCCTCTTGAAGACGGCCTATGCGCTGGACTCGCGCGCCGTCCTGTTCGCGCGTGAGGAGGAGCTGCGGCAGGCCTTCGCCATTGGCGCGGAGAACGGTGGCGTGGACATGGCCACCCTGTCCGTGGACCGGCTGGCGTCGTGGGCGCCGCTGCTCCGTGACGCCGCGCCGCGCACGGTGCTGCTGGTGGGACGCAGCCGAGGCCAGGAGGCGATGGCGGCGGTGGGCGTGCCGGACCTGGCCAGTCTCCGGGGCAAGCGCGTGGGCGTCTACCCGTTCAGCTCCTCGCACTACTTCGCGCTGTGGGTGCTGTCCCGCGCCGGCCTGCGCACCGCGGACGTTCGCTGGGTGGACCTGCCCTCCACGCTGGATGCAGGGCGCGCGCTGCGCGAGGGCCGCGCGGATGCGGTGGTGGGGCTGTGGGGCGATGTGGAGCTGGCGGCTCGGGACCGAGGCGGCGCGGTGCTGGCGACGACCGCGGACGCACCGCATCTGGTGGCCACCGTCCTGGTGACTCGCGGGGACTTCGCGGCCCGTTACCCGGATGCCGTGCGACGGGTGCTGCGGGGCCTGCTGGACGCGGGCCAGGGCGTCCTGAAGGACCCCACGGCGGGCGCGCGCATGCTGGGCGAGGTGGCGCCCTATCTGGGAGACCCCATCGAGGCCATCCGGAGCGCCCCGCCCGCGACGTTGGCGGACAATCGGGCCTTCTTCGGCCTTTCCGGCGAGGCGCCCGTTACCTATGACGAGCTGTTCCAGAGCGCCGCGTCGCTCTTCCAGAAGCTCAAGCGCGGGCCGGTGGCGCCTCCCGCGGAGGACACGCGGGACCTGGGCGCGCTGAAGTACGTGTCGGAGGCGCGCGGCCCCTGA
- a CDS encoding VanW family protein yields MAPTPLAPRLVDKSLAALGWYRSKRVVHQARRLAAWVASPERWPEPQLAALGGTELCLGTLSVAVGRADPDADPVLEAGKLHNVRLAAPAFDGLLVTPERPLSFWRTVGRLSPSAGYRHGLALSGGCLTPSVGGGICLLANALFALAARQGWHILERHGHTLEAVPPEPDTLWGMDATVAWPDVDLVVAPREGPVRLGARVAGDMLRLSVHAARPARTRAELRAEDDRVEETSEGRFRVNRVVRRVVDLRDGSELDERTIATNRRRLMHAHERRRTCLSCGETACHARVEVPRAERETTWGSHAAGGGR; encoded by the coding sequence ATGGCCCCCACCCCGCTCGCGCCCCGGCTCGTCGACAAGTCCCTCGCCGCCCTCGGGTGGTACCGGAGCAAGCGGGTGGTGCACCAAGCCCGGCGGCTGGCCGCGTGGGTGGCGAGCCCTGAAAGGTGGCCGGAGCCCCAACTCGCCGCGCTCGGGGGCACTGAGCTGTGTCTGGGCACCCTGTCCGTGGCGGTGGGTCGGGCGGACCCGGACGCGGACCCGGTGCTGGAGGCGGGAAAGCTGCACAACGTGAGGCTGGCGGCCCCGGCCTTTGACGGTCTGCTCGTGACACCCGAGCGCCCCCTGTCCTTCTGGCGCACCGTGGGCCGCCTTTCCCCGAGCGCCGGCTATCGGCACGGCCTGGCGCTGAGTGGCGGCTGCCTGACGCCCTCGGTGGGCGGCGGAATCTGCCTGCTGGCCAATGCCCTGTTCGCCCTGGCCGCGCGTCAGGGCTGGCACATCCTGGAGCGCCACGGGCACACGCTGGAGGCCGTCCCGCCCGAGCCTGACACCCTCTGGGGCATGGACGCGACCGTGGCCTGGCCGGACGTGGATCTGGTGGTCGCCCCTCGGGAGGGGCCGGTGCGGCTGGGAGCCCGCGTGGCGGGGGACATGCTGCGGCTCTCCGTCCACGCCGCCCGGCCCGCCCGGACTCGCGCGGAGCTGCGCGCGGAGGACGACCGCGTCGAGGAGACTTCCGAGGGGCGCTTCCGCGTGAACCGGGTCGTCCGGCGCGTGGTGGACCTGCGCGACGGCTCGGAGTTGGACGAGCGAACCATCGCCACGAACCGCCGACGCCTGATGCACGCCCATGAGCGGCGGCGCACCTGCCTGTCGTGCGGTGAGACCGCGTGCCATGCCCGCGTGGAGGTCCCTCGCGCAGAGCGGGAAACGACCTGGGGAAGCCACGCCGCAGGAGGAGGCCGATGA
- a CDS encoding HAMP domain-containing histidine kinase, with protein MTPAPLTPFDDDLARAVSSQRQRVLAVGAAVRVVAAALFLGVCTVLWSGGGTDWAPYPPLLLGYLGVAVTMFLLRRHSVARWLGLTQPTVDVALVFALQSLALPISPFPAGVAGFSLGLFGLVVALSGLSLMPAVVYGTAGLASVAQGALMREAGVGWGAVALATVTLVLTAAVSHYGTGRLRTLAMALTRAEVDRHLEARRHREVEEARSTIEHMLGEAQASNEKLVTLQAHQEQLMQFLVHDLRSPLSAVTLSLSWMEQELPPGGPLVDSVRTGLAVTARLDRMISDLLDVPRLEAGRLEPRKAPFPAEPLLDEVRRSLEGAARLRKLELEVRAPAGLELVGDAGLLVRVVENLATNALRYAPSGGRVRMEAGVEADCLWLAVRNDGPPIPNEVREHIFDKYVQGTRELEGRRGYGLGLYFSRLAAEAHGGRLAVEDTTGWATSFVLRLPREAEGVSASAVAR; from the coding sequence ATGACGCCCGCTCCCCTCACTCCCTTCGACGACGACCTGGCCCGGGCGGTCAGCAGCCAGCGGCAGCGGGTGCTGGCGGTGGGCGCGGCGGTGCGCGTGGTGGCCGCGGCCCTGTTCCTGGGTGTGTGCACGGTGCTGTGGTCGGGCGGTGGGACGGACTGGGCGCCCTATCCGCCGCTGCTGCTGGGCTACCTGGGCGTGGCCGTGACGATGTTCCTGCTGCGCCGGCACTCCGTGGCGCGGTGGCTGGGGTTGACCCAGCCGACGGTGGACGTGGCGCTCGTCTTCGCGCTGCAGTCGCTGGCGCTGCCCATCTCGCCCTTCCCCGCGGGAGTGGCTGGATTCAGCCTGGGCCTGTTCGGGCTCGTGGTGGCCTTGAGCGGGCTGTCCCTCATGCCCGCCGTCGTCTACGGCACGGCCGGGCTGGCGTCCGTCGCCCAGGGCGCGCTCATGCGAGAGGCAGGCGTGGGCTGGGGCGCGGTGGCGCTCGCGACCGTGACGCTGGTGCTGACCGCGGCCGTCAGCCACTACGGCACGGGGCGGCTGCGCACGTTGGCCATGGCCCTCACCCGCGCGGAGGTGGATCGGCACCTGGAGGCGCGCCGTCACCGCGAGGTGGAGGAGGCCCGCAGCACCATCGAGCACATGCTCGGCGAGGCCCAGGCCAGCAACGAGAAGCTGGTGACCCTCCAGGCGCACCAGGAGCAGCTCATGCAGTTCCTCGTGCACGACCTGCGCTCGCCCTTGTCCGCCGTCACCCTGTCCCTGTCGTGGATGGAGCAGGAGCTGCCGCCCGGAGGGCCGCTGGTGGACTCCGTGCGCACTGGCCTGGCCGTCACCGCGCGGTTGGACCGGATGATCTCCGACCTCCTCGACGTGCCGCGCCTGGAAGCGGGGCGCCTGGAGCCGCGCAAGGCGCCCTTCCCCGCCGAGCCCCTGCTCGACGAGGTGCGCCGCTCGCTCGAAGGGGCCGCGCGGTTGAGGAAGCTGGAGCTGGAGGTGCGCGCGCCCGCGGGGCTGGAGCTTGTGGGCGACGCGGGGCTCCTCGTGCGCGTGGTGGAGAACCTGGCCACCAATGCGCTGCGCTATGCGCCGTCCGGAGGCCGCGTGCGGATGGAGGCCGGCGTGGAGGCGGACTGCCTGTGGCTCGCCGTGCGCAACGACGGCCCGCCCATCCCCAACGAGGTGCGCGAGCACATCTTCGACAAGTATGTGCAGGGCACTCGCGAGTTGGAGGGCCGCAGGGGCTACGGCCTGGGGCTCTACTTCTCGCGGCTGGCCGCCGAGGCCCACGGGGGGCGGCTGGCGGTGGAGGACACGACCGGGTGGGCCACGTCCTTCGTCCTCCGCCTGCCCCGCGAGGCCGAGGGCGTCAGCGCTTCCGCAGTCGCGCGGTGA
- a CDS encoding 5'-deoxyadenosine deaminase: MDLLLTGGTVVTMNRERAVLAHADVLVQDGRIAKIGKNLKPKGARRVLDVTGKAVLPGLIHGHLHACQTLFRGRADGLELLDWLKQCIWPSEAAHDADSMRASADLTFAELIRSGATAALDMGSVHHYDAVFESARDSGFRLVGGKAMMDAGEEVPAGLRESTAESLAHSLALLERWHGAEGDRLRYAFAPRFVLSCSPELLREVARLSRERKVRIHTHASENAKEVEAVRQVTGQENVAYFQSLGITGPQSTLAHCVWLSAEEQAVLRETRTVVCHCPGSNLKLASGIARVPELLEDGIPVSLGSDGAACDNTLDIFHEMRLASVLHNPRVGPRAMTAMRVMEMATLHGARALGLEDEVGSLEPGKRADITVVDLSGLHTAPEPESVLSSIVYASRASDVAHVVIDGKLVLKDGVLTTLDAPAVIANARTQSALLTARLRKR, encoded by the coding sequence GTGGATCTGCTTCTCACCGGCGGCACCGTGGTGACGATGAACCGTGAGCGTGCGGTGCTCGCTCACGCCGACGTGCTCGTGCAGGACGGTCGCATCGCGAAGATTGGCAAGAACCTGAAGCCCAAGGGCGCGCGGCGCGTGCTCGACGTGACGGGCAAGGCGGTGCTGCCGGGCCTCATCCACGGCCACCTGCACGCCTGCCAGACGCTGTTCCGGGGCCGCGCGGACGGGCTCGAGCTGCTGGACTGGTTGAAGCAGTGCATCTGGCCGTCGGAGGCCGCGCACGACGCGGACTCGATGCGCGCCAGCGCGGACCTGACGTTCGCGGAGCTCATCCGCTCGGGCGCCACCGCGGCGCTCGACATGGGCAGCGTGCATCACTACGACGCCGTCTTCGAGTCCGCCCGGGACAGCGGCTTCCGGTTGGTGGGCGGCAAGGCGATGATGGACGCGGGCGAAGAGGTCCCCGCGGGCCTTCGCGAGTCCACCGCCGAGTCCCTGGCGCACAGCCTGGCGCTGCTGGAGCGCTGGCACGGGGCGGAGGGCGACCGGCTTCGCTACGCGTTCGCGCCGCGCTTCGTGCTGTCGTGCTCGCCGGAGCTGCTGCGGGAAGTGGCTCGGCTCTCGCGCGAGCGCAAGGTGCGCATCCACACGCACGCCAGCGAGAACGCCAAGGAGGTCGAGGCGGTGCGGCAGGTGACGGGCCAGGAGAACGTGGCCTACTTCCAGTCGCTCGGCATCACCGGGCCGCAGTCCACGCTGGCCCACTGCGTGTGGCTGTCCGCCGAGGAGCAGGCGGTGCTGCGCGAGACTCGCACGGTGGTGTGCCACTGCCCGGGCTCCAACCTCAAGCTGGCGTCGGGCATCGCGCGCGTGCCGGAGCTGCTGGAGGACGGCATCCCCGTGTCGCTCGGCTCGGATGGCGCGGCGTGCGACAACACGCTCGACATCTTCCACGAGATGCGGCTCGCGTCGGTGCTGCACAACCCGCGCGTGGGTCCGCGTGCCATGACGGCCATGCGCGTGATGGAGATGGCCACGCTGCACGGTGCGCGAGCGCTGGGCCTGGAGGATGAGGTGGGCTCGCTCGAGCCGGGCAAGCGCGCGGACATCACCGTCGTGGACCTGAGCGGCCTGCACACGGCGCCCGAGCCCGAGAGCGTCCTGTCCTCCATCGTCTACGCCTCGCGCGCCAGCGACGTCGCGCACGTCGTCATCGACGGGAAGCTGGTGCTCAAGGACGGCGTGCTCACCACGCTGGATGCGCCCGCGGTGATTGCCAACGCGCGGACGCAGTCGGCCCTGCTCACCGCGCGACTGCGGAAGCGCTGA